Below is a window of Thermoplasmata archaeon DNA.
ATAGTAGACGAGGGCGCTGCGGTTCGGCCAGGCGCGGACCGACGCGGCGACCATCTCGCTGAGCATCTCGTCGGGCACGTCGACCGTCGGCGGGACTTCCGGCGGGTAGTGCCGGAGCCAGACGCGATCGACCTCGGCGGCCGGCGCGCTCATGTCGCAGCGCCCCCGTCCTTCGCGAACTGGACGCCGGGCCGGTAGCTCGGCACGAAGTGCACCCGATCGCCGATCGCGATCTGCCGGTCCTCCTTCACGCTCGGCATCCACCCGGTGATCCGACCCCCCTCGTCGAGCTCCACGACCACGTAAGCGTACGGTGCGTCGTTCAGGAAGTCGTCTCCCGGGACCGTGAGCACCGTGAACGCGATGATCGTCCCCCGGCCGGAGAGCGTCGCCTCGGTCCGATCGCGCTCGCCACAGCGGGGGCACCGGAGTCCCCAGGTCGCGGTGAGCAGGCCGCAGTGGGCGCAGCGGAAGCCCCGCAGGGTCCCGTCCTCCTCGTAGGCGCGCACGAAGTCGGCGATCGTGTGCGGCGCCGCGGGTAGCTCGTCGGACATGCGGCCCGGAGCGCCTACCGGCGGGAGAAGATGTGCACCGAGCAGGAGCCGCCCGTCGCCCCGACGTTGTGCGCGAGGGCGGTCTCGGCGCGGGGGACCTGGCGTCCGCCCGCCCGGCCGTTGAATTGCTCGAAGATCTCCACGACCTGGCTGGCGCCCGTGGCGCTCACCGGGTGGCCCTTGGCCTTCAGCCCGCCGGACGGATTGACGGGCAGCCGACCGTCGTGGGCCGTCGTCCCGTCGACCTCGGCCGCCCCAGCGCTGCCGCGGGGGAAGAACCCGAGGTCCTCGAGCGCGAACAGCTCGGCGATCGTGAAGCAGTCGTGGACCTCCAAAAAGTCGATGTCCTTCGGCGTGAGCCCCGCCTGCCGGAACGCCTTCGTGGCGGCCGTGCGGGTGGCCGGAAGTCCGAGGAGATCCGGGCGGTCCTGCATCTCCGTGATCGACCCGGAGCGTGCCGAGGCGCGGATGACGAGCGGCTCGTTCGCCGGCGACCGGACCGCCTCCCTCGCGGC
It encodes the following:
- a CDS encoding OB-fold domain-containing protein — its product is MSDELPAAPHTIADFVRAYEEDGTLRGFRCAHCGLLTATWGLRCPRCGERDRTEATLSGRGTIIAFTVLTVPGDDFLNDAPYAYVVVELDEGGRITGWMPSVKEDRQIAIGDRVHFVPSYRPGVQFAKDGGAAT